The following are encoded together in the Malaya genurostris strain Urasoe2022 chromosome 3, Malgen_1.1, whole genome shotgun sequence genome:
- the LOC131436627 gene encoding GTP-binding nuclear protein Ran, which yields MAESDMPTFKCVLVGDGGTGKTTFVKRHMTGEFEKKYVATLGVEVHPLVFHTNRGAIRFNVWDTAGQEKFGGLRDGYYIQGQCAIIMFDVTSRVTYKNVPNWHRDLVRVCENIPIVLCGNKVDIKDRKVKAKAIVFHRKKNLQYYDISAKSNYNFEKPFLWLARKLVGDPNLEFVAMPALLPPEVKMDKDWQQQIEKDLQEAQATALPDEDEDL from the exons ATGGCCGAAAGTGATATGCCAACGTTTAAGTGCGTCCTGGTAGGAGACGGAGGTACCGGTAAGACCACATTCGTGAAACGCCATATGACTGGCGAGTTTGAGAAGAAATATGTCGCTACTCTCGGTGTCGAAGTGCATCCTCTGGTATTTCACACTAATCGAGGGGCAATACGATTCAATGTTTGGGACACGGCAGGACAGGAAAAGTTTGGCGGACTGCGAGATGGTTACTATATTCAAGGTCAATGTGCCATTATCATGTTCGATGTGACGTCCCGAGTAACGTATAAGAATGTCCCTAACTGGCACAGAGATTTGGTGCGGGTATGCGAAAATATTCCGATTGTTCTGTGCGGAAACAAAGTAGACATCAAGGATCGTAAAGTGAAAGCAAAGGCCATTGTGTTTCACCGAAAGAAGAATCTACAG taCTACGATATTTCCGCCAAGTCAAATTATAACTTCGAGAAGCCATTCCTGTGGCTGGCCCGCAAACTAGTTGGCGATCCGAACCTGGAATTTGTTGCCATGCCTGCCCTGCTACCGCCAGAGGTCAAAATGGACAAGGACTGGCAGCAACAGATCGAAAAGGACTTGCAGGAGGCGCAAGCCACCGCGCTACCGGATGAGGATGAAGATCTGTAA
- the LOC131437279 gene encoding uncharacterized protein LOC131437279 isoform X1, with the protein MSYMVAHNIEPYRKGQSFATWIKRLAVHFRVNKVKDNEKKDQMFILGGDFLFSMAEKLYPTEAMMDEVSYDVLVQKLKERLDKTDSVLLRRYNFGTKVQQPGESASDFIFSLKLQAEHCEFGEQKNRLILDRILVGLSDGSLKHRLFTEDSSKLTLEQAENIIATWEMAATHSKALTNSDVDLVASLGTRYPLTQGRGAVIQRMREAQQNFHGLVKSRLGVRPEIRPAEDSQRVQFHSQRFEHRDSSASSARGQYKMDDQQWPIDQRICYHCGRRGHVRRKCYKWKNESGKTVNRVDAQECITSANHSAEPLDSLRIQDSDSDGNISDHGWKRGDYYGSSKPNKNRYE; encoded by the exons ATGTCCTACATGGTGGCCCATAATATTGAACCTTACCGCAAGGGCCAATCTTTTGCTACGTGGATTAAGCGTTTAGCGGTTCATTTTCGTGTCAACAAAGTTAAAGATAATGAAAAAAAGGATCAGATGTTCATCTTGGGAGGAGATTTTTTGTTCAGTATGGCAGAAAAACTCTACCCCACAGAAGCAATGATGGATGAAGTGTCGTATGATGTATTAGTGCAAAAACTTAAGGAGAGACTTGATAAAACTGATTCAGTCTTGCTCCGAAGATATAATTTCGGCACAAAGGTGCAACAACCGGGAGAATCGGCAAGCGATTTTATATTTTCGTTAAAACTCCAAGCGGAACATTGCGAATTTGGGGAGCAAAAGAATCGTCTTATTCTTGATCGTATTTTGGTTGGGTTGTCTGATGGCTCGCTTAAGCATCGTCTTTTTACGGAGGATAGCTCCAAGTTGACGCTTGAACAGGCGGAGAATATTATCGCTACGTGGGAAATGGCGGCTACTCATTCAAAAGCTTTAACGAACAGCGATGTCGATTTGGTAGCTTCACTGGGCACTAGGTACCCTTTGACTCAAGGTAGAGGTGCAGTTATTCAACGGATGAGGGAAGCTCAGCAAAATTTTCACGGTTTGGTAAAAAGTCGGCTTGGTGTTCGACCTGAAATACGACCGGCGGAAGATAGTCAGAGAGTACAGTTTCACTCACAGCGTTTTGAACATCGTGATTCGTCGGCTAGTTCAGCTCGTGGTCAATACAAAATGGACGACCAACAATGGCCGATTGATCAGCGTATCTGCTATCATTGCGGACGTAGAGGACATGTGCGAAGGAAATGCTACAAGTGGAAGAACGAGAGCGGCAAGACGGTTAATCGTGTTGACGCACAGGAATGTATTACCAGTGCAAACCATTCAGCAGAACCATTAGATAGCTTGAGGATCCAAGATTCGGACTCAGATGGTAATATCTCAG ATCATGGTTGGAAACGAGGCGACTACTACGGTTCATCGAAGCCAAATAAGAATCGTTACGAATAA
- the LOC131437279 gene encoding uncharacterized protein LOC131437279 isoform X2 — translation MSYMVAHNIEPYRKGQSFATWIKRLAVHFRVNKVKDNEKKDQMFILGGDFLFSMAEKLYPTEAMMDEVSYDVLVQKLKERLDKTDSVLLRRYNFGTKVQQPGESASDFIFSLKLQAEHCEFGEQKNRLILDRILVGLSDGSLKHRLFTEDSSKLTLEQAENIIATWEMAATHSKALTNSDVDLVASLGTRYPLTQGRGAVIQRMREAQQNFHGLVKSRLGVRPEIRPAEDSQRVQFHSQRFEHRDSSASSARGQYKMDDQQWPIDQRICYHCGRRGHVRRKCYKWKNESGKTVNRVDAQECITSANHSAEPLDSLRIQDSDSDDHGWKRGDYYGSSKPNKNRYE, via the exons ATGTCCTACATGGTGGCCCATAATATTGAACCTTACCGCAAGGGCCAATCTTTTGCTACGTGGATTAAGCGTTTAGCGGTTCATTTTCGTGTCAACAAAGTTAAAGATAATGAAAAAAAGGATCAGATGTTCATCTTGGGAGGAGATTTTTTGTTCAGTATGGCAGAAAAACTCTACCCCACAGAAGCAATGATGGATGAAGTGTCGTATGATGTATTAGTGCAAAAACTTAAGGAGAGACTTGATAAAACTGATTCAGTCTTGCTCCGAAGATATAATTTCGGCACAAAGGTGCAACAACCGGGAGAATCGGCAAGCGATTTTATATTTTCGTTAAAACTCCAAGCGGAACATTGCGAATTTGGGGAGCAAAAGAATCGTCTTATTCTTGATCGTATTTTGGTTGGGTTGTCTGATGGCTCGCTTAAGCATCGTCTTTTTACGGAGGATAGCTCCAAGTTGACGCTTGAACAGGCGGAGAATATTATCGCTACGTGGGAAATGGCGGCTACTCATTCAAAAGCTTTAACGAACAGCGATGTCGATTTGGTAGCTTCACTGGGCACTAGGTACCCTTTGACTCAAGGTAGAGGTGCAGTTATTCAACGGATGAGGGAAGCTCAGCAAAATTTTCACGGTTTGGTAAAAAGTCGGCTTGGTGTTCGACCTGAAATACGACCGGCGGAAGATAGTCAGAGAGTACAGTTTCACTCACAGCGTTTTGAACATCGTGATTCGTCGGCTAGTTCAGCTCGTGGTCAATACAAAATGGACGACCAACAATGGCCGATTGATCAGCGTATCTGCTATCATTGCGGACGTAGAGGACATGTGCGAAGGAAATGCTACAAGTGGAAGAACGAGAGCGGCAAGACGGTTAATCGTGTTGACGCACAGGAATGTATTACCAGTGCAAACCATTCAGCAGAACCATTAGATAGCTTGAGGATCCAAGATTCGGACTCAGATG ATCATGGTTGGAAACGAGGCGACTACTACGGTTCATCGAAGCCAAATAAGAATCGTTACGAATAA
- the LOC131438503 gene encoding phosphatidylinositol 4-kinase beta isoform X2 → MAEEEANQFIVEQRFFAQKEKIISMGILLPPVSQVTNTRINMTQHHRNRSLDSALQRIPEVEVSSPSAESENTLCTNSILGATMCSKIIQSSSTNPTNTPAITRGISCSAGASISGNGGTVLDRSEAGSALVPGLRTGKVENETLGGKESDSKKREDLTSLGSDDSGIICGSEPDHTSLTRIRRSRESLDSGEIDPSEEECIEILETTSMDEEYRMLQADMCFYPLTLSGSAGAGSRSSSTKEKDNHSGKSVETGAEGGIVSDKVRYREQNMNKAAIMMEKICVPIEYEDDLSSGGGSDEATGEDEIDALTPVVGEDKTIMDEADLQTPVAETKDASATTCTTNSVVPSTSSQKSDQKNEIIFRNFFGATKNAIFRTAQSIIDNHEKKSAKNKEKEEEKVKSPTEISKKREFNVLRSRVKNKESNNVNGGTSNNASSSGAGNSNNLLTPEVPPSTKLGFKSLSKSSSTSSLKAPGTAVATCPNPKKIIEPHITDERGQSGLLRFFESPVFNIHFAVHYLFYSTEPGVLSFIGNKIFSFPDVEVDLYIPQLIIMYMQIEELSEVLDPYLVYRCRQSVDFCLRCIWLLEAYNFNMGKGSNPARKHLTLLRELYPRRERKQNLRPMESAMDSAKKTHHRSQSDATGLMGSLSLNPIVFPTPPRPLCLGDLSSGRAFDNGCSCFESVRGAVNDLLGQQTVCYCGAPKLVPQKEFMKSLIDIGRMLTVLETKIEKTARLRILLNLINKNLPARVWLPLHSETPHHVVRITEEKTAVLNSKDKTPYIIYVEVVEVNDIYTSPVIPKLMPTLRHTKSEERLDSGNNKPNETTTDPNKRDSKISECSSGELSTPSLAWGMLGGMCDYSLTDDDVWSAEDDEITAQYLNLHKTLSDRDTISQISMDSYDSREQGAPVVFNIDEDRNRQCANLNSENTKPFSFDPDDPSAAILKEPWHEKEKQIRESSPYGHLQNWRLLSAIVKCGDDLRQELMATQLLEMFKLIWEEEKVDLWVRPYKIVCLSNDSGLIEPILNTVSLHQIKKNSNKSLSDYFVDEYGDMDSVQFRAAQRNFMQSCAAYCLISYLLQVKDRHNGNILLHADGHLIHIDFGFILSISPKNLGFEQSPFKLTPEFVDVMGGPSSELWYDFKHLLLEGLKAARKHMDRIINIVEIMRSTSQLPCFKNGCSGTVRNLRQRFHMNLTEQELERKVEQLVQDSLNSFSTKLYDSYQYFTNGIL, encoded by the exons ATCAATGGGAATCCTGTTACCACCAGTGTCACAGGTGACCAATACCCGAATCAACATGACCCAGCATCATCGGAACCGAAGTTTAGACAGCGCCCTTCAGCGGATTCCTGAG GTGGAAGTATCGTCGCCAAGTGCCGAATCGGAGAACACCCTGTGTACGAACTCGATTCTCGGTGCCACCATGTGCAGTAAAATCATTCAGTCGTCATCGACAAATCCAACCAACACACCGGCCATCACTCGAGGGATCAGCTGCAGTGCAGGAGCTAGCATCTCCGGCAACGGCGGAACGGTACTCGACAGAAGCGAAGCTGGATCTGCGCTCG TACCCGGATTGCGAACGGGTAAGGTCGAAAACGAAACCCTTGGTGGAAAGgaaagtgacagcaaaaagagggAAGACTTGACCAGCCTAGGGTCGGACGATTCCG GCATCATTTGTGGATCGGAACCAGACCACACCTCACTGACACGGATCCGCCGCTCACGGGAAAGCCTGGACTCGGGTGAAATCGATCCTTCCGAGGAAGAGTGTATCGAAATTCTAGAGACTACCTCGATGGACGAAGAATATCGGATGCTACAGGCAGATATGTGTTTTTACCCGTTAACCCTGTCGGGTTCGGCAGGTGCGGGCAGTCGCAGTAGCAGCACGAAGGAAAAGGATAACCATAGCGGGAAGTCGGTCGAAACCGGAGCCGAAGGGGGGATCGTTAGCGATAAGGTTCGCTATCGTGAACAGAACATGAACAAAGCTGCCATCATGATGGAAAAGATTTGTGTCCCGATCGAGTACGAGGACGATCTGTCGTCGGGTGGTGGAAGCGATGAGGCGACAGGTGAGGACGAAATTGACGCATTGACACCCGTGGTGGGTGAAGATAAAACCATAATGGATGAAGCCGATTTGCAAACGCCAGTGGCTGAGACGAAGGATGCCTCGGCGACGACCTGTACTACGAATTCTGTTGTGCCAAGTACCAGTAGCCAAAAAAGCGATCAAAAGAACGAAATCATATTTCGTAACTTTTTTGGCGCTACCAAGAATGCCATTTTTCGAACGGCCCAAAGCATTATCGATAATCACGAGAAAAAGAGTGCGAAAAATAAGGAGAAAGAAGAGGAGAAGGTAAAGTCGCCGACTGAAATTTCCAAGAAGCGCGAGTTCAATGTTTTACGGTCGCGAGTAAAGAATAAAGAATCCAACAATGTCAACGGAGGAACTTCCAATAacgctagcagcagtggtgcggGAAACAGTAACAATTTGTTAACCCCGGAAGTACCACCATCGACGAAGCTGGGATTCAAGAGTCTTTCGAAATCGTCGTCCACCAGTTCACTGAAAGCACCGGGAACAGCCGTTGCGACCTGTCCAAATCCGAAGAAAATAATTGAACCTCATATCACGGACGAACGGGGCCAAAGTGGTCTGCTGAGGTTTTTCGAGTCACCGGTATTCAACATCCACTTTGCCGTCCATTACCTGTTTTACTCCACGGAACCCGGTGTCCTCAGCTTCATTGGCAACAAAATTTTCAGCTTCCCCGACGTCGAAGTGGATCTGTACATCCCGCAGCTGATCATCATGTACATGCAGATCGAAGAGCTATCCGAAGTGCTAGATCCCTATTTAGTCTACCGGTGTCGACAGTCCGTAGATTTTTGTTTGCGATGTATTTGGTTGCTGGAAGCTTACAACTTCAATATGGGTAAGGGAAGCAATCCGGCCCGGAAACACTTGACCCTGCTGAGAGAATTGTACCCAAGGCGTGAACGAAAGCAAAACCTGAGGCCGATGGAGTCGGCTATGGACTCGGCAAAAAAGACTCATCACCGTTCCCAGTCCGATGCAACTGGTCTGATGGGATCACTGTCCCTAAATCCGATCGTTTTTCCTACCCCTCCGCGACCTCTGTGTCTTGGGGATCTCAGCAGCGGACGGGCATTCGATAACGGTTGCTCTTGCTTCGAATCCGTTCGAGGAGCTGTGAACGATCTGCTCGGACAGCAGACCGTTTGCTACTGCGGAGCACCGAAGTTGGTCCCACAGAAAGAGTTCATGAAATCTCTAATCGACATCGGCCGAATGTTGACCGTCCTAGAAACAAAAATCGAGAAAACAGCTCGACTACGGATACTCCTCAACTTGATCAACAAGAATCTTCCAGCGCGTGTTTGGCTTCCACTGCATTCCGAGACGCCGCACCACGTGGTACGGATAACCGAAGAGAAAACGGCAGTCCTAAACTCGAAGGATAAAACACCGTACATCATCTACGTGGAGGTTGTCGAAGTGAATGACATCTACACGTCACCCGTCATCCCGAAGCTGATGCCCACGTTGAGGCACACCAAGAGTGAAGAACGGTTGGACAGTGGGAACAACAAACCGAACGAAACAACAACGGATCCCAACAAGCGAGACTCGAAAATCTCCGAATGTTCCTCCGGGGAGCTATCGACGCCTAGTCTTGCATGGGGAATGCTCGGTGGAATGTGCGACTATAGCTTGACCGACGATGACGTGTGGTCGGCGGAAGATGATGAAATAACGGCACAATACCTGAATCTACACAAGACCCTTTCCGATCGGGACACGATTTCCCAGATTTCGATGGATTCCTACGATTCTCGTGAACAAG GAGCACCGGTTGTTTTCAACATAGACGAGGATCGGAATCGCCAATGTGCCAATCTTAATTCCGAGAACACCAAACCATTCAGCTTTGATCCCGATGATCCTTCGGCTGCTATCCTGAAG gaACCATGGCACGAAAAAGAGAAACAGATCCGGGAAAGTTCCCCTTACGGTCACCTACAGAACTGGCGACTGCTTTCGGCCATCGTCAAGTGCGGTGACGACTTGCGACAGGAACTCATGGCGACACAATTGTTGGAG ATGTTCAAACTAATCTGGGAGGAGGAGAAAGTGGACCTTTGGGTGCGACCGTACAAAATCGTGTGCCTGTCGAACGATTCCGGTTTGATCGAACCGATTCTGAATACCGTGTCGCTACATCAGATCAAGAAAAATAGTAACAAAAGCCTGAGTGATTACTTCGTGGACGAGTACGGCGATATGGATTCGGTTCAGTTCCGGGCCGCCCAGCGAAACTTCATGCAGTCCTGTGCGGCGTACTGTTTGATATCCTATCTGCTGCAAGTCAAGGATCG acaCAACGGAAATATTCTGCTACATGCTGATGGCCATTTGATTCACATCGATTTCGGATTCATTTTGAGCATATCGCCTAAAAATTTGG GTTTCGAACAGTCGCCCTTCAAATTGACACCCGAGTTTGTGGATGTCATGGGAGGACCATCGTCCGAGTTGTGGTACGATTTCAAGCATCTGCTGCTCGAAGGCCTGAAGGCAGCCCGCAAGCACATGGATCGCATCATCAACATCGTGGAGATAATGAGAAGTA CATCCCAATTGCCATGCTTCAAGAACGGTTGCTCCGGTACCGTGCGAAACTTGCGGCAAAGGTTTCACATGAACCTAACGGAACAGGAGCTGGAACGGAAGGTCGAACAGCTGGTGCAGGATTCGCTTAATTCGTTCTCGACGAAACTGTACGACAGTTATCAGTACTTTACCAATGGCATTTTGTGA